The genomic region CGGCAATAATCGGCACCCATATGGCCAAACTTAAAAGTGGGTATCCAGCTAACATAAAATCCCTATTCGTTTGTATTTATCTGTTTATGGCTTAAGCCACGCGCACAAACCAAGTAATCAAGGCAAACACACCAATGATCATGGCAAAAGCATAGTGGTAAATATATCCGGACTGCCATTTACGGATGACGGTGGAGAACCAGCCAATCAGATTTGCAGTGCCGTTGACGAAAAAACCATCAATGATTTTGACATCACCTACACGCCAGAAGAAACCACCCAGCTTACGAGCACCACCTGCAAAGAACCATTCATTGAAACTGTCAAAGCCGTACTTATTATCCAGAATGCTATAAATCAGGCTGAAACGCTGTTTAATTGCAGCTGGAATGTCAGGGCGTTTCATATAGAAGAACCAAGACAGAGCAACACCGGAAACAGCCAGCCATAACGGCAAACTGGTCAAACTATGCATCGCCATAGCCGAAGCACCGTGAAATTCGTTTTTCAACTCTTCCATTGCTGGATGCAATTCCGGATTAATGTAAATCGCACCCTTGAAAAAGTCACCGAACAGCATAGGTTCAATCGCAACATAGCCGATCATGACGGACGGTATGGCCAATAATATAAGTGGCACAGTAATCACCCACGGTGACTCATGCGGGACGCCACCATGATGCCCATGGTCATGATGACCATGCTCCTCCTCGTCATGATGATCGTGATGTGCATGCGTATCAAATCGCTCCTTACCGTGAAATACCAGGAAGTACATGCGGAAAGAATAGAATGCAGTCACGAACACGCCAGCCACAACAGCAAAGTATGCGAAGCTTGAACCTGCTACTCCATGCTCCATGGCCACATGCACCGCTTCAATAATGCTATCTTTCGAGTAAAAGCCGGAAAAGAAGGGCGTACCAATCAATGCCAGTGAACCTATCAACGATGTAATCCAGGTGATCGGCATGTACTTGCGTAACCCGCCCATGTTACGAATATCCTGATCGTGATGCATGCCCATGATCACGGATCCGGCAGCAAGGAATAACAGCGCTTTAAAGAAAGCGTGTGTCATCAGATGGAACACAGCAACAGAATAAGCCGATGCGCCTAGTGCCACAGTCATGTAGCCTAATTGTGACAAAGTTGAATACGCCACAACCCGTTTGATGTCATTCTGAATAATACCCAGAAAACCCATAAACAATGCTGTAATTGCGCCTATCACCATCACAAACGACAAAGCAGTTTGCGACAATTCAAATACCGGTGACATACGTGCCACCATGAATATTCCGGCTGTCACCATCGTTGCCGCATGAATCAAAGCTGAAATAGGCGTAGGACCTTCCATGGAGTCTGGCAACCAGACATGCAATGGGAACTGAGCTGATTTACCCATGGCACCGATAAACAGCAGTATGCAAATTACAGTAAGTAACGACCAATCCATCCCCGGGATAAGACTAACAGTCTGACTTGCCATAGCCGGTGCTTGAGCAAACACGGATGCGTAATCCAGGGTGCCGAAATAAGCCAGCACCATACCAATACCTAACAGAAAGCCAAAGTCACCTACACGGTTAACCAGGAACGCTTTCAGGTTGGCATAAGTCGCTGTTGGGCGTGTGTACCAGAAACCGATCAACAGATACGAAACCAAACCAACTGCTTCCCAGCCGAAGAACAACTGCATGAAATTATTTGCCATCACCAGCATCAGCATGGAAAAGGTAAATAGCGAGATATAACTAAAGAAACGTTGATAACCAGGATCTTCCTGCATGTAGCCTATCGTGTAGATATGCACCATCAGCGACACGAAAGTTACCACCAGCATCATCATTGCAGTCAATGAATCAATCAGGAACCCCACTTCCAGGCGGATATCACCTGTAGTTAACCACGTGTACACCGTACCATTAAACACATGGCCGGCTTGCACGTCCTGAAAAATCACCCAGGATGCCCAGCAAGAAACGGCAACACCTGCGATAGTGACAATATGTGACAAAGTTCTTCCGATAGCCCAGCCAAACAAACCGGCTATTACCGATCCGAACAACGGCGCCAATGGAACTAAGAGATAAAGTTTCTGCATTTCAGTCATGGTTGATTCCTGTCAGATGCGTTCAGCACCATTAGCCTTTCAAATGGTCCAAATCGTCGACGTGTATGGTATGCAAGTTGCGGAACAACACCACCAGAATCGCCAAACCGATCGCAGATTCTGCTGCTGCAACAGTCAAGATGAAAAATACAAATATCTGACCTGCTGTGTCACCAAGATAATGTGAAAAAGCAATGAAATTCATATTCACTGCCAGCAACATCAATTCGATTGCCATCAACAGAATAATCACATTCTTGCGGTTCAAAAATATACCCAATACGCTGATTGCGAACAATATCGCACCCAGTATTAAATAATGTGAAAGTGACAACACAGCGCTTCCCCTTTTAAGACTTGGTTGATGACGGCTGCTCTGACGCCATAGCCACAATGCGGACTCGATCTGCGCGTTTGATTCTGACTTGCTGCGCTGGATCCTGATATTTACTGTTTTTACGACGACGCATGGTTAACGCAATTGCAGCTACGATAGCCACGAGCAGCACAACTGCCGCCAGCTCGAACGGATACACATAATCTGTGTACAGCAGGCTTCCCAGCTCTTTCGTATTGCTATAACCAGCGGCATGCGGCACCGGTGACGGCACTATATCCAGGCCAAAGCTACGACTACCCAGCACCACGGTCATTTCGATGACCAGCATCGTCGCGACAAAACCTGCTAGCGGCAAATAATCCCAGAACCCCTCGCGCAAGCGATCAAGGTTGATATCCAGCATCATCACCACAAACAGGAACAACACCATCACCGCGCCTACATAAACCAGCACCAGCGCGATTGCCAGAAATTCCGCTTCCAGCATTAACCACAAACCAGCCGAGGTGAAGAACGCCAAAACCAGATATAACGCCGCATGCACCGGGTTACGTGTAGTAACCACTCGAAAAGCGGCAAATAGCAATATTGCCGCAAAGAAATAAAACACTACGGTTTCAAAATTCATATTGATTCGCCCAATGCAAAATTAACGATATTTAGCGTCAGCTGCACGCGCTGCAGCGATTTGAGCTTCGTGTTTGTCGCCGACAGCCAACAACATTTCTTTGTTGTAATTCAAATCACCACGTTTCTCACCGTGATATTCCAGAATATGTGTTTCCACAATAGAATCCACCGGGCAGGATTCTTCACAGAATCCGCAGAATATACATTTGGTTAAATCAATGTCATAGCGTGTAGTGCGACGGCTACCATCATCGCGCTGTTCAGATTCAATCGTAATCGCCATTGCCGGGCATACAGCTTCACATAACTTACAGGCGATGCAGCGCTCTTCA from Sulfuriferula thiophila harbors:
- the nuoL gene encoding NADH-quinone oxidoreductase subunit L, with the translated sequence MTEMQKLYLLVPLAPLFGSVIAGLFGWAIGRTLSHIVTIAGVAVSCWASWVIFQDVQAGHVFNGTVYTWLTTGDIRLEVGFLIDSLTAMMMLVVTFVSLMVHIYTIGYMQEDPGYQRFFSYISLFTFSMLMLVMANNFMQLFFGWEAVGLVSYLLIGFWYTRPTATYANLKAFLVNRVGDFGFLLGIGMVLAYFGTLDYASVFAQAPAMASQTVSLIPGMDWSLLTVICILLFIGAMGKSAQFPLHVWLPDSMEGPTPISALIHAATMVTAGIFMVARMSPVFELSQTALSFVMVIGAITALFMGFLGIIQNDIKRVVAYSTLSQLGYMTVALGASAYSVAVFHLMTHAFFKALLFLAAGSVIMGMHHDQDIRNMGGLRKYMPITWITSLIGSLALIGTPFFSGFYSKDSIIEAVHVAMEHGVAGSSFAYFAVVAGVFVTAFYSFRMYFLVFHGKERFDTHAHHDHHDEEEHGHHDHGHHGGVPHESPWVITVPLILLAIPSVMIGYVAIEPMLFGDFFKGAIYINPELHPAMEELKNEFHGASAMAMHSLTSLPLWLAVSGVALSWFFYMKRPDIPAAIKQRFSLIYSILDNKYGFDSFNEWFFAGGARKLGGFFWRVGDVKIIDGFFVNGTANLIGWFSTVIRKWQSGYIYHYAFAMIIGVFALITWFVRVA
- the nuoK gene encoding NADH-quinone oxidoreductase subunit NuoK produces the protein MLSLSHYLILGAILFAISVLGIFLNRKNVIILLMAIELMLLAVNMNFIAFSHYLGDTAGQIFVFFILTVAAAESAIGLAILVVLFRNLHTIHVDDLDHLKG
- a CDS encoding NADH-quinone oxidoreductase subunit J, with product MNFETVVFYFFAAILLFAAFRVVTTRNPVHAALYLVLAFFTSAGLWLMLEAEFLAIALVLVYVGAVMVLFLFVVMMLDINLDRLREGFWDYLPLAGFVATMLVIEMTVVLGSRSFGLDIVPSPVPHAAGYSNTKELGSLLYTDYVYPFELAAVVLLVAIVAAIALTMRRRKNSKYQDPAQQVRIKRADRVRIVAMASEQPSSTKS
- the nuoI gene encoding NADH-quinone oxidoreductase subunit NuoI; the protein is MNAIKHFFTSLLLIELLRGMALTGRHFFARKITVQFPEEKTPQSVRFRGLHALRRYPNGEERCIACKLCEAVCPAMAITIESEQRDDGSRRTTRYDIDLTKCIFCGFCEESCPVDSIVETHILEYHGEKRGDLNYNKEMLLAVGDKHEAQIAAARAADAKYR